In the Corynebacterium kroppenstedtii genome, one interval contains:
- a CDS encoding YbhB/YbcL family Raf kinase inhibitor-like protein, translating into MSDSPKATDNTQEPTSGTTATSTPSYVDPRFKAADPYAYLPDVPTFPLSSADFSSGDELPDDLQGPDGVSPQLSWSDLPEGTKSLAVTVYDPDAPTVSGYWHWAVFNLPADLAELPKNAGSEDTPSLPEGAQTLKGDSGKRGYYGAMPPEGHGPHRYLYAVHAVDVDKLDIPEDSTPTILGFNLNFHTLARSIIWGWAEN; encoded by the coding sequence ATGAGCGATTCACCGAAAGCAACCGACAACACGCAAGAACCAACCTCTGGCACCACCGCGACCAGCACACCGAGTTACGTTGACCCGCGATTCAAAGCCGCAGACCCATACGCATACCTACCGGACGTTCCCACATTTCCGCTAAGCAGTGCAGACTTCTCATCGGGCGATGAACTACCAGACGACTTACAAGGACCCGACGGGGTTTCACCCCAACTCTCGTGGTCTGACCTTCCAGAAGGAACAAAATCCCTGGCAGTTACCGTCTACGACCCCGATGCCCCCACGGTCTCCGGCTACTGGCACTGGGCAGTATTCAATCTCCCCGCCGATCTCGCAGAACTCCCCAAAAACGCCGGATCCGAAGACACGCCATCCCTCCCGGAAGGCGCCCAAACCCTCAAAGGCGACTCGGGAAAACGCGGCTACTACGGGGCAATGCCTCCAGAAGGACACGGCCCGCACCGCTACCTCTATGCCGTCCATGCGGTCGACGTCGACAAGCTCGACATCCCGGAGGACTCAACTCCGACAATCCTCGGTTTCAACCTCAACTTCCACACCCTCGCACGCTCAATAATTTGGGGCTGGGCAGAAAACTAA
- a CDS encoding quinone-dependent dihydroorotate dehydrogenase, with the protein MSLTSNDRIDADLDEYRKSHPVRSVIYSWSLRQMFRLDPETIHSLMTKALGIFQRMSMANRALERWWAVHDTALEQTVFGVKFPRPLGLAAGFDKSATSPDVWAPLGFGFAELGTVTAQGQPGNPSPRLFRLRRDHAILNRMGFNNEGAVVCARRIARRRSRDVIAVNIGKTKKASIDEAAEDYRLSARLLGHHADFVVVNVSSPNTPGLRDLQAVDSLGPIVDAVLDEVEDTPVLVKIAPDLCDDDIIAVADLAQDKGLAGIVATNTTISREHLMTPSFDVEAMGAGGVSGRPVADRSLEILRLLRKHVGESLTLVSVGGIETPQQAWERIGAGASLLEGYTGLIYGGPDWIRDIHRGLAQQVRRHGLSSIAEAVGRELPWIPAS; encoded by the coding sequence ATGTCGTTGACCAGCAATGATCGTATTGATGCCGATCTTGACGAATACAGGAAATCGCATCCCGTACGAAGCGTTATTTATTCCTGGTCGTTGCGGCAAATGTTTCGCTTGGACCCTGAGACTATTCATTCATTAATGACGAAGGCCTTGGGCATTTTTCAGCGGATGTCGATGGCTAATCGGGCTCTTGAGCGATGGTGGGCTGTTCATGACACAGCGCTGGAACAGACTGTTTTCGGTGTGAAGTTTCCTCGTCCGTTGGGCCTGGCTGCGGGGTTTGATAAGAGCGCAACGTCCCCTGATGTGTGGGCTCCTTTGGGCTTTGGGTTCGCCGAGTTGGGGACTGTGACGGCGCAGGGACAGCCTGGTAATCCCTCCCCCCGCCTTTTTAGGTTGCGACGGGACCATGCGATTTTAAATCGGATGGGCTTTAACAACGAGGGTGCCGTGGTGTGCGCACGGCGAATTGCTCGCCGCCGAAGCCGTGATGTGATTGCGGTTAATATCGGGAAGACGAAGAAAGCCTCGATTGACGAGGCTGCGGAGGACTATCGCTTATCGGCTCGTTTGCTTGGGCATCACGCAGATTTTGTGGTGGTTAACGTGTCGAGCCCGAATACTCCAGGGCTGCGGGATTTGCAGGCTGTGGATTCTTTGGGGCCAATTGTGGACGCTGTTCTTGATGAGGTCGAGGACACACCTGTGTTGGTTAAAATTGCCCCTGACCTGTGTGATGACGACATTATCGCGGTTGCGGATTTGGCCCAAGACAAGGGGCTTGCCGGGATTGTGGCGACGAATACGACCATTTCCCGCGAGCATTTAATGACGCCGTCGTTTGACGTGGAGGCGATGGGCGCTGGCGGTGTGTCGGGTCGTCCGGTGGCAGACCGTTCCCTGGAGATTCTGCGTTTGTTACGCAAACACGTGGGCGAGTCGTTGACTCTTGTCTCTGTGGGTGGAATTGAAACCCCGCAGCAGGCCTGGGAGCGTATCGGTGCCGGCGCGAGCTTGCTCGAGGGGTACACCGGGTTGATTTATGGTGGCCCAGATTGGATTCGGGATATCCATCGTGGTTTGGCCCAGCAGGTTCGACGCCATGGATTGAGTTCGATCGCTGAGGCTGTGGGCCGGGAGCTCCCCTGGATCCCGGCCTCGTAG
- a CDS encoding YncE family protein, producing the protein MISDGTPGQSIRTGTLPTQRKQRRLGARAISIACCSGLAVTMLAGCSRSDDQEALSKAEDVSPTSVPAAEPPSGDTRDVDLPGDGISDVVVSGQSDSSVIAGLSGGKMVVGTSSDWTNGNPKSVDLGKDCKDLSRAAGGGFSVACENHVLVFDGQGKKVHDLEIDGTATTAAVTNDVASVTFAGEKKIKYFPLDGSDKDGKSTVSIGEGATQSLIVDPDPKSGSDKEMSAVFDKKQSSLTGVYPGEDKEGSSLRIGQGAGKIAGGQDGVVVASSTKLNSIEVFTADDILRKHQTIHTDSVPWGVAWDANTRTVWVTSTGKNTVIGYDISSGVPVKVATMHTIPDAQSVVVDGDGGLLIASPQSSTVQHISKDQVSEARHEGASSEPSYPVKKEA; encoded by the coding sequence GTGATTTCCGACGGTACTCCTGGTCAATCGATTCGTACTGGTACATTGCCGACGCAGCGCAAACAACGACGCCTTGGTGCGCGAGCGATAAGCATCGCGTGTTGCAGTGGTCTGGCCGTCACGATGCTGGCGGGGTGCTCACGCAGCGATGATCAAGAAGCGTTATCGAAGGCGGAGGACGTTTCTCCGACGTCGGTACCTGCCGCAGAACCCCCGTCGGGCGATACTCGCGATGTCGACCTCCCCGGCGACGGTATTTCTGATGTGGTGGTGAGTGGTCAATCAGACTCATCAGTCATCGCCGGGCTGTCCGGTGGAAAAATGGTTGTCGGGACCTCGTCGGACTGGACGAACGGTAACCCCAAGTCGGTTGATCTTGGCAAGGATTGTAAAGATCTTTCTCGGGCCGCAGGGGGCGGTTTTTCTGTCGCATGTGAGAACCATGTGCTCGTTTTCGATGGACAAGGTAAGAAGGTCCACGATCTCGAGATCGACGGTACCGCGACGACGGCAGCCGTGACCAACGATGTCGCCAGCGTGACTTTCGCCGGTGAGAAGAAAATTAAGTACTTCCCTTTGGATGGTTCTGATAAGGATGGGAAGTCAACTGTTTCTATCGGCGAAGGAGCAACCCAATCGCTGATTGTCGATCCTGATCCTAAGTCTGGGTCAGATAAAGAGATGTCAGCAGTGTTCGATAAGAAGCAGTCGAGTTTGACGGGTGTGTATCCCGGTGAGGACAAGGAAGGGTCGTCGCTACGGATCGGCCAAGGTGCTGGGAAGATTGCCGGTGGGCAGGACGGGGTCGTTGTGGCGTCGTCAACCAAGTTGAACTCGATTGAGGTTTTCACAGCCGACGATATTTTGAGGAAACACCAAACAATCCATACCGACTCCGTCCCGTGGGGCGTGGCTTGGGATGCCAACACGCGCACGGTGTGGGTGACGTCAACGGGTAAGAACACTGTTATTGGTTATGACATTTCGTCGGGTGTTCCAGTCAAGGTAGCGACGATGCATACGATTCCCGATGCTCAGTCGGTTGTTGTTGACGGCGATGGGGGCCTGTTGATTGCGTCGCCGCAGTCATCGACTGTGCAACACATATCCAAGGATCAGGTTAGTGAGGCGCGTCATGAGGGTGCCTCGAGTGAACCGAGCTATCCCGTGAAGAAGGAAGCGTAA
- a CDS encoding undecaprenyl-diphosphate phosphatase encodes MSWIQTIILSIIQGLTEFLPVSSSGHLRIVSQLLWDQDAGASFTAVVQLGTEAAVLVFFAKDIWRIITGWFAGLMDKTKRGADYRMGWMVIVGTIPVGITGYLLKDFIRDNFRNLWVTAAVLILFSFVFIWAERVGRHTRTEKDLTMRDAIIMGCAQCLALIPGVSRSGGTVSAGLFLSQDREAATRFSFLLAIPAVLASGLFSLPDAFHPSDGQIASGPQLLVGTLIAFALGYASIAWLLKFVANHSFAWFAAYRIPVGIIVMILLATGVMAAA; translated from the coding sequence ATGAGTTGGATACAAACGATCATCCTATCGATCATCCAGGGCCTCACAGAGTTCTTGCCTGTGTCATCGTCGGGCCATCTCCGCATCGTGTCCCAACTTCTGTGGGACCAGGATGCAGGTGCCTCCTTCACTGCTGTCGTTCAGTTGGGGACAGAAGCGGCAGTGTTGGTGTTTTTTGCCAAGGACATTTGGCGCATCATCACCGGATGGTTCGCTGGCCTGATGGATAAAACCAAACGCGGGGCTGACTACCGCATGGGGTGGATGGTGATTGTAGGCACCATTCCCGTGGGAATTACCGGATATCTCCTCAAAGATTTCATCCGAGACAATTTCCGCAATTTATGGGTCACCGCCGCGGTTCTCATCCTGTTCTCGTTCGTGTTCATTTGGGCCGAACGGGTAGGCCGTCATACGCGGACGGAAAAGGACTTGACCATGCGTGACGCCATTATTATGGGATGTGCTCAATGCCTTGCACTCATTCCCGGCGTCTCTCGTTCGGGCGGCACCGTGTCCGCGGGGCTCTTCCTCAGTCAGGACCGTGAGGCTGCGACGCGTTTTTCGTTTTTGCTAGCTATCCCTGCCGTTCTGGCTTCCGGACTTTTTTCTCTGCCTGATGCTTTTCACCCATCCGACGGGCAAATCGCTTCCGGTCCGCAACTTTTGGTAGGTACCTTAATAGCGTTTGCGCTGGGCTACGCCTCTATTGCGTGGTTGCTCAAATTCGTCGCCAACCATTCATTTGCCTGGTTTGCTGCGTACCGCATCCCGGTGGGGATTATCGTAATGATCCTCCTGGCTACAGGCGTGATGGCAGCCGCCTAA